From the genome of Bacteroidota bacterium:
TGTTGAGCAAAATTGTGATGCTTATGATCACCACAAGTGATAATACCGCAAGTCTGTGGTGTCAATTTTTGGCAGGAACAGGTACACGCATTAATGAGATTATGGAAGTGAATGGATTCAAGGTAACTCGTGTGAATTCCCGCACGCCAGGTAGAGAAGAAATGAGAACGCAGTATGGATGGGGTGTTACCACACCGAGAGAAATGGCCGAACTTGTTGTTAAGATACATCATGGAAAAATGATCACTCCATGGGTCAGCGAACGAATGTACCGGAATCTTGCCAGAATTTATTGGGATGGTGAGTCTCTTTCTGAATTACCGCCATACATTCATGCTGCATCAAAACAAGGTGCAGTAAATCAATCTCGATCAGAAGTAGTTCTTGTGAATGCGCCAAGCGGCGATTATGTTTTTTGTGTGATCACAAAAAATCAGGTGGATGAAAGCTGGGTGAATGAAAATGAAGGATATGTGCTGCTCAGAAATGTTTCGCGCACGCTGTGGCAATATTTCGAACCGAACGACAAATGGAAATCGATGGAGCAATCGATGAGATACCATTGAAATTTAATCATTGTTTCATCGAATCATTGAATCATTTTTAGTTTTATTCAGTGGTGAACATGTATCAGTCAGAAGA
Proteins encoded in this window:
- a CDS encoding serine hydrolase produces the protein MKIILTMAIIVCFSAAQTQNEFPASNPDKILSKKLQDLLTGFRGEYGVYVRHLKTGKTVEINADSLFPTASMIKVPIMTGVFDKIEKGDLKYDSLLVFRDSLIYPGEDITGSLKDSSRILLSKIVMLMITTSDNTASLWCQFLAGTGTRINEIMEVNGFKVTRVNSRTPGREEMRTQYGWGVTTPREMAELVVKIHHGKMITPWVSERMYRNLARIYWDGESLSELPPYIHAASKQGAVNQSRSEVVLVNAPSGDYVFCVITKNQVDESWVNENEGYVLLRNVSRTLWQYFEPNDKWKSMEQSMRYH